One genomic window of Sulfurovum lithotrophicum includes the following:
- a CDS encoding thiamine-phosphate kinase, translated as MDKEHYLIHKLSSKYIGDDAAVVGNTLYSMDAFFEDTHYKRAWMSMTQIGRKAMLVNLSDAIAMNAEPKYALVTISLPQDVTTEEIDALTQSLEDTAAQFGCEIIGGDTVAGDKLHLSIAIISQSDAPLLRKGLEEGDLLAYTGTLGECKRDLDRLLSGETIAENSCFYEPKLRAGFVTKARPFLSAGMDISDGLYCDTNKLLDMNKYGFEILNNISDEIGFSGEEYEMLVGFNKAHLETLKRIAEVSGTTLTVFAEVVKNSERFPCKSHHFL; from the coding sequence ATGGACAAAGAGCACTATCTCATTCATAAACTGAGCTCCAAATATATCGGTGACGATGCCGCTGTGGTAGGGAATACACTCTACAGTATGGATGCCTTCTTTGAAGATACACACTACAAAAGAGCGTGGATGAGCATGACGCAGATAGGGAGGAAGGCCATGCTGGTAAACCTCTCGGATGCCATAGCGATGAATGCAGAGCCCAAATATGCCCTGGTAACGATCTCCCTGCCTCAGGATGTGACCACGGAAGAGATAGACGCGTTGACGCAAAGCCTTGAGGACACGGCTGCCCAGTTCGGCTGTGAGATCATCGGTGGCGATACCGTTGCCGGAGACAAGCTTCACCTCTCCATCGCCATCATTTCACAGAGTGATGCTCCGCTTTTACGTAAGGGGTTGGAAGAGGGTGACCTGCTTGCCTACACCGGAACACTGGGTGAGTGCAAACGAGACCTGGACAGACTTTTAAGCGGAGAGACGATCGCAGAGAATTCTTGCTTCTATGAACCAAAACTGAGAGCCGGTTTCGTCACGAAAGCAAGACCGTTCCTGAGTGCCGGGATGGATATCTCCGACGGGCTGTACTGCGATACGAACAAGTTGCTTGATATGAATAAATATGGATTTGAAATATTAAATAATATAAGCGATGAAATAGGCTTTAGCGGGGAAGAGTATGAAATGCTTGTCGGTTTCAACAAAGCGCATCTGGAGACATTGAAAAGAATTGCCGAAGTATCAGGAACGACACTGACAGTTTTTGCAGAAGTCGTTAAAAACAGTGAACGCTTTCCCTGTAAAAGCCATCACTTTCTCTAG
- a CDS encoding 3-methyladenine DNA glycosylase, with protein sequence MKKIQESYALYKELESLDLLQHRPKYWWPGAGSFEVIVGAVLTQNTTWKNVERSLQNLEGCLTLENFFKLSEEQLKERIHPSGFYNQKAPRLFDLAKNIKAEFRTFERFQTDVSREWLLKQKGVGPETADSILCYACFRDEMVVDSYTKRVLREHDIVLPNYTAYKTFLEKGIREQCHEEDLNLIFARFHGMIVEYNKKMKLKA encoded by the coding sequence ATGAAAAAGATCCAAGAGAGCTATGCCCTCTATAAAGAGCTCGAATCCCTCGATCTTTTGCAGCACAGACCAAAATACTGGTGGCCCGGTGCCGGCAGTTTCGAAGTTATTGTCGGTGCCGTCCTTACACAGAATACGACCTGGAAGAACGTTGAAAGATCTCTGCAGAACCTTGAAGGATGCCTGACACTTGAAAATTTTTTCAAACTGAGTGAAGAGCAGCTCAAGGAACGTATCCATCCCAGCGGATTTTATAACCAGAAAGCCCCGAGACTGTTTGACCTTGCTAAAAATATCAAAGCAGAATTTAGGACCTTTGAGCGGTTTCAGACTGACGTGAGCCGTGAATGGCTTCTAAAGCAGAAAGGTGTCGGCCCCGAAACGGCGGACAGCATCCTATGCTATGCCTGCTTCCGGGATGAAATGGTCGTTGACAGCTACACCAAAAGAGTACTTAGAGAGCATGATATTGTACTTCCAAACTACACTGCCTACAAAACATTCCTGGAAAAAGGCATTAGAGAACAGTGCCACGAAGAAGATCTGAACCTGATATTCGCCCGCTTTCACGGCATGATTGTGGAGTACAACAAAAAGATGAAACTAAAAGCCTAA